A single genomic interval of Agelaius phoeniceus isolate bAgePho1 chromosome 31, bAgePho1.hap1, whole genome shotgun sequence harbors:
- the ARNT gene encoding aryl hydrocarbon receptor nuclear translocator isoform X2 — protein MAATAASAEMAADVSSLGAAVGSGNAGSGAQAGAAPRGSKRRPGLDFDDDGEGNSKFLRCDDDPMPNDKERFARSDDEQSSADKERLARENHSEIERRRRNKMTAYITELSDMVPTCSALARKPDKLTILRMAVSHMKSLRGTGNTSTDGTYKPSFLTDQELKHLILEAADGFLFIVSCETGRVVYVSDSVTPVLNQPQSEWFGSTLYEQVHPDDVGKLREQLSTSENALTEGTKPWCLSTKDAAAPPESASKGRILDLKTGTVKKEGQQSMRMCMGSRRSFICRMRCGNSSVDPVTVNRLSFMRNRCRNGLGAAKDGEPHYVVVHCTGYIKAWPPAGVSLPDDDPDAGQGSKFCLVAIGRLQVTSSPNCTDMNNVCQPTEFISRHNTEGIFTFIDHRCVATVGYQPQELLGKDIVDFCHPEDQQLLRDSFQQVVKLKGQVLSVMFRFRSKNREWLWMRTSSFTFQNPYSDEIEYIICTNTNVKNSSQESRPALANSMPRPQLGQSVSLPLDMGTAPLPSRQQQPPQAELEVGPGRESLAGYEHSQVPVQPVSAAGPEHSKPLEKAESLFSQERDPRFGEIFPGISTDESKAIPASTMPANPPLFAQGNTFTAARPAENFRSSSMVPPVNIIQQQQPSPSGRVLSQISRHSSPAQVSGTTWAPGTRPVFTAQQVASQTVKTRPPSFGMGTFQGTPSSFSSMTAPGSTASPTTAPYPALASRGTGFTTEAAPTPAPFQPRAADAVGMWPQWQGQHHGPASGEQHVQQPQPGQPEVFPDMLTMLGDQGPNYNNEEFPELNIFPSFSE, from the exons ATGGCCGCCACCGCCGCCAGCGCGG AGATGGCAGCCGATGTTTCCTCGTTGGGTGCCGCCGTCGGCTCCGGGAACGCCGGCTCgggagcccaggctggggcagctccgAGAGGCAGCAAGAGACGGCCTGG gctCGATTTTGATGATGATGGAGAAGGGAACAGTAAATTCCTCAG ATGTGATGATGACCCCATGCCAAATGATAAAGAGAGATTTGCCAG gtCTGATGATGAGCAGAGTTCAGCGGATAAGGAGAGACTTGCCAG GGAGAACCACAGCGAGATCGAGCGCCGGAGGAGGAACAAGATGACGGCCTACATCACGGAGCTGTCCGACATGGTGCCCACGTGCAGCGCCCTGGCGCGCAAGCCGGACAAGCTGACCATCCTGCGCATGGCCGTGTCCCACATGAAATCCCTGCGCGGCACCGGCAACACCTCCACCGACGGCACCTACAAACCCTCCTTCCTCACCGACCAG gAGCTCAAACACCTGATCCTGGAGGCAGCTGATGGCTTCCTGTTCATCGTGTCGTGCGAGACGGGGCGCGTGGTTTACGTGTCGGACTCGGTGACGCCGGTGCTGAACCAGCCTCAGTCCGAGTGGTTCGGCAGCACCTTGTACGAGCAGGTGCACCCCGACGACGTGGGCaagctcagggagcagctctcCACCTCTGAGAACGCCCTCACAG AGGGGACCAAGCCCTGGTGCCTTTCTACCAAGGATGCTGCAGCCCCCCCAGAGAGTGCATCTAAAG GTCGTATCCTCGATTTGAAGACAGGGACTGTGAAGAAGGAAGGGCAGCAGTCCATGAGGATGTGCATGGGCTCCAGGAGATCTTTCATCTGCAGGATGAG GTGTGGCAACAGCTCTGTGGACCCGGTCACTGTCAATCGTCTGAGCTTCATGAGGAATCGCTGCAG GAATGGTTTAGGTGCAGCCAAGGATGGAGAACCTCACTACGTGGTCGTGCACTGCACGGGCTACATCAAGGCCTGGCCCCCAGCAG GTGTTTCCCTGCCTGATGATGACCCTGATGCTGGCCAGGGCAGCAAGTTCTGCCTGGTGGCCATTGGCAGGCTCCAG GTGACCAGCTCCCCCAACTGCACAGACATGAACAATGTCTGCCAGCCCACAGAATTCATCTCCCGACACAACACCGAAGGGATTTTCACCTTCATCGACCACCGCTGCGTGGCCACCGTGGGTTACCAGCCCCAG GAACTCTTGGGGAAAGACATTGTGGATTTCTGCCATCCAGAAGACCAACAGCTTTTACGGGACAGTTTTCAACAG GTGGTGAAGTTAAAAGGGCAGGTGCTGTCGGTCATGTTCCGCTTCCGGTCCAAGAACCGCGAGTGGCTGTGGATGAGAACCAGCTCGTTCACCTTCCAGAACCCCTACTCGGACGAGATCGAGTACATCATCTGCACCAACACCAACGTCAA GAACTCGAGCCAGGAGTCCCGGCCTGCCCTGGCAAACTCCATGCCAAGGCCTCAGCTGGGGCAGAGCGTCAGCCTTCCCCTggacatgggcacagccccactgccctCAAG gcagcagcagccaccccaggcagagctggaagtGGGCCCAGGAAGGGAGAGCTTGGCTGGCTATGAGCACTCACAG GTCCCTGTCCAGCCCGTGAGTGCTGCTGGCCCCGAGCACAGCAAGCCCCTGGAGAAGGCTGAGAGCCTGTTCAGCCAGGAGAGGGACCCACGCTTCGGGGAGATCTTCCCTGGCATCAGCACAG ATGAGAGCAAAGCCATCCCTGCCAGCACCATGCCAGCCAACCCTCCCCTGTTTGCCCAGGGAAACACCTTCACTGCTGCACGGCCTGCTGAGAACTTCAG gagcagcagcatggtCCCTCCAGTGAACAtcatccagcagcagcagccctcgCCCTCCGGCCGGGTCCTCTCCCAGATTTCCCGGcactccagcccagctcaggtcAGCGGGACCACCTGGGCTCCAGGGACACGGCCGGTGTTCACAGCCCAG CAAGTGGCATCTCAGACAGTGAAGACCCGACCTCCTTCCTTTGGCATGGGGACATTCCAGGGCACGCCGTCCTCCTTCAGCTCCATGACAGCGCCGGGGTCGACGGCGTCTCCCACCACAGCGCCCtacccagccctggccagccgTGGCACAGGCTTCA CCACGGAGGCAGCACCGACCCCGGCCCCGTTCCAGCCCCGCGCCGCCGACGCCGTGGGAATGTGGCCGCagtggcagggacagcaccacGGCCCAGCATCCGGGGAGCAGCAcgtgcagcagccccagcccggccagcCCGAGGTCTTCCCA GACATGCTGACCATGCTGGGGGACCAAGGCCCCAACTACAACAATGAAGAATTCCCAGAGCTGAACATATTCCCTTCTTTTTCTGAATAA
- the ARNT gene encoding aryl hydrocarbon receptor nuclear translocator isoform X1, whose amino-acid sequence MAATAASAEMAADVSSLGAAVGSGNAGSGAQAGAAPRGSKRRPGLDFDDDGEGNSKFLRCDDDPMPNDKERFARSDDEQSSADKERLARENHSEIERRRRNKMTAYITELSDMVPTCSALARKPDKLTILRMAVSHMKSLRGTGNTSTDGTYKPSFLTDQELKHLILEAADGFLFIVSCETGRVVYVSDSVTPVLNQPQSEWFGSTLYEQVHPDDVGKLREQLSTSENALTEGTKPWCLSTKDAAAPPESASKGRILDLKTGTVKKEGQQSMRMCMGSRRSFICRMRCGNSSVDPVTVNRLSFMRNRCRNGLGAAKDGEPHYVVVHCTGYIKAWPPAGVSLPDDDPDAGQGSKFCLVAIGRLQVTSSPNCTDMNNVCQPTEFISRHNTEGIFTFIDHRCVATVGYQPQELLGKDIVDFCHPEDQQLLRDSFQQVVKLKGQVLSVMFRFRSKNREWLWMRTSSFTFQNPYSDEIEYIICTNTNVKNSSQESRPALANSMPRPQLGQSVSLPLDMGTAPLPSRQQQPPQAELEVGPGRESLAGYEHSQVPVQPVSAAGPEHSKPLEKAESLFSQERDPRFGEIFPGISTDESKAIPASTMPANPPLFAQGNTFTAARPAENFRSSSMVPPVNIIQQQQPSPSGRVLSQISRHSSPAQVSGTTWAPGTRPVFTAQQVASQTVKTRPPSFGMGTFQGTPSSFSSMTAPGSTASPTTAPYPALASRGTGFTATEAAPTPAPFQPRAADAVGMWPQWQGQHHGPASGEQHVQQPQPGQPEVFPDMLTMLGDQGPNYNNEEFPELNIFPSFSE is encoded by the exons ATGGCCGCCACCGCCGCCAGCGCGG AGATGGCAGCCGATGTTTCCTCGTTGGGTGCCGCCGTCGGCTCCGGGAACGCCGGCTCgggagcccaggctggggcagctccgAGAGGCAGCAAGAGACGGCCTGG gctCGATTTTGATGATGATGGAGAAGGGAACAGTAAATTCCTCAG ATGTGATGATGACCCCATGCCAAATGATAAAGAGAGATTTGCCAG gtCTGATGATGAGCAGAGTTCAGCGGATAAGGAGAGACTTGCCAG GGAGAACCACAGCGAGATCGAGCGCCGGAGGAGGAACAAGATGACGGCCTACATCACGGAGCTGTCCGACATGGTGCCCACGTGCAGCGCCCTGGCGCGCAAGCCGGACAAGCTGACCATCCTGCGCATGGCCGTGTCCCACATGAAATCCCTGCGCGGCACCGGCAACACCTCCACCGACGGCACCTACAAACCCTCCTTCCTCACCGACCAG gAGCTCAAACACCTGATCCTGGAGGCAGCTGATGGCTTCCTGTTCATCGTGTCGTGCGAGACGGGGCGCGTGGTTTACGTGTCGGACTCGGTGACGCCGGTGCTGAACCAGCCTCAGTCCGAGTGGTTCGGCAGCACCTTGTACGAGCAGGTGCACCCCGACGACGTGGGCaagctcagggagcagctctcCACCTCTGAGAACGCCCTCACAG AGGGGACCAAGCCCTGGTGCCTTTCTACCAAGGATGCTGCAGCCCCCCCAGAGAGTGCATCTAAAG GTCGTATCCTCGATTTGAAGACAGGGACTGTGAAGAAGGAAGGGCAGCAGTCCATGAGGATGTGCATGGGCTCCAGGAGATCTTTCATCTGCAGGATGAG GTGTGGCAACAGCTCTGTGGACCCGGTCACTGTCAATCGTCTGAGCTTCATGAGGAATCGCTGCAG GAATGGTTTAGGTGCAGCCAAGGATGGAGAACCTCACTACGTGGTCGTGCACTGCACGGGCTACATCAAGGCCTGGCCCCCAGCAG GTGTTTCCCTGCCTGATGATGACCCTGATGCTGGCCAGGGCAGCAAGTTCTGCCTGGTGGCCATTGGCAGGCTCCAG GTGACCAGCTCCCCCAACTGCACAGACATGAACAATGTCTGCCAGCCCACAGAATTCATCTCCCGACACAACACCGAAGGGATTTTCACCTTCATCGACCACCGCTGCGTGGCCACCGTGGGTTACCAGCCCCAG GAACTCTTGGGGAAAGACATTGTGGATTTCTGCCATCCAGAAGACCAACAGCTTTTACGGGACAGTTTTCAACAG GTGGTGAAGTTAAAAGGGCAGGTGCTGTCGGTCATGTTCCGCTTCCGGTCCAAGAACCGCGAGTGGCTGTGGATGAGAACCAGCTCGTTCACCTTCCAGAACCCCTACTCGGACGAGATCGAGTACATCATCTGCACCAACACCAACGTCAA GAACTCGAGCCAGGAGTCCCGGCCTGCCCTGGCAAACTCCATGCCAAGGCCTCAGCTGGGGCAGAGCGTCAGCCTTCCCCTggacatgggcacagccccactgccctCAAG gcagcagcagccaccccaggcagagctggaagtGGGCCCAGGAAGGGAGAGCTTGGCTGGCTATGAGCACTCACAG GTCCCTGTCCAGCCCGTGAGTGCTGCTGGCCCCGAGCACAGCAAGCCCCTGGAGAAGGCTGAGAGCCTGTTCAGCCAGGAGAGGGACCCACGCTTCGGGGAGATCTTCCCTGGCATCAGCACAG ATGAGAGCAAAGCCATCCCTGCCAGCACCATGCCAGCCAACCCTCCCCTGTTTGCCCAGGGAAACACCTTCACTGCTGCACGGCCTGCTGAGAACTTCAG gagcagcagcatggtCCCTCCAGTGAACAtcatccagcagcagcagccctcgCCCTCCGGCCGGGTCCTCTCCCAGATTTCCCGGcactccagcccagctcaggtcAGCGGGACCACCTGGGCTCCAGGGACACGGCCGGTGTTCACAGCCCAG CAAGTGGCATCTCAGACAGTGAAGACCCGACCTCCTTCCTTTGGCATGGGGACATTCCAGGGCACGCCGTCCTCCTTCAGCTCCATGACAGCGCCGGGGTCGACGGCGTCTCCCACCACAGCGCCCtacccagccctggccagccgTGGCACAGGCTTCA CAGCCACGGAGGCAGCACCGACCCCGGCCCCGTTCCAGCCCCGCGCCGCCGACGCCGTGGGAATGTGGCCGCagtggcagggacagcaccacGGCCCAGCATCCGGGGAGCAGCAcgtgcagcagccccagcccggccagcCCGAGGTCTTCCCA GACATGCTGACCATGCTGGGGGACCAAGGCCCCAACTACAACAATGAAGAATTCCCAGAGCTGAACATATTCCCTTCTTTTTCTGAATAA
- the ARNT gene encoding aryl hydrocarbon receptor nuclear translocator isoform X7 has protein sequence MAATAASAEMAADVSSLGAAVGSGNAGSGAQAGAAPRGSKRRPGLDFDDDGEGNSKFLRCDDDPMPNDKERFARSDDEQSSADKERLARENHSEIERRRRNKMTAYITELSDMVPTCSALARKPDKLTILRMAVSHMKSLRGTGNTSTDGTYKPSFLTDQELKHLILEAADGFLFIVSCETGRVVYVSDSVTPVLNQPQSEWFGSTLYEQVHPDDVGKLREQLSTSENALTGRILDLKTGTVKKEGQQSMRMCMGSRRSFICRMRCGNSSVDPVTVNRLSFMRNRCRNGLGAAKDGEPHYVVVHCTGYIKAWPPAGVSLPDDDPDAGQGSKFCLVAIGRLQVTSSPNCTDMNNVCQPTEFISRHNTEGIFTFIDHRCVATVGYQPQELLGKDIVDFCHPEDQQLLRDSFQQVVKLKGQVLSVMFRFRSKNREWLWMRTSSFTFQNPYSDEIEYIICTNTNVKNSSQESRPALANSMPRPQLGQSVSLPLDMGTAPLPSRQQQPPQAELEVGPGRESLAGYEHSQVPVQPVSAAGPEHSKPLEKAESLFSQERDPRFGEIFPGISTDESKAIPASTMPANPPLFAQGNTFTAARPAENFRSSSMVPPVNIIQQQQPSPSGRVLSQISRHSSPAQVSGTTWAPGTRPVFTAQQVASQTVKTRPPSFGMGTFQGTPSSFSSMTAPGSTASPTTAPYPALASRGTGFTTEAAPTPAPFQPRAADAVGMWPQWQGQHHGPASGEQHVQQPQPGQPEVFPDMLTMLGDQGPNYNNEEFPELNIFPSFSE, from the exons ATGGCCGCCACCGCCGCCAGCGCGG AGATGGCAGCCGATGTTTCCTCGTTGGGTGCCGCCGTCGGCTCCGGGAACGCCGGCTCgggagcccaggctggggcagctccgAGAGGCAGCAAGAGACGGCCTGG gctCGATTTTGATGATGATGGAGAAGGGAACAGTAAATTCCTCAG ATGTGATGATGACCCCATGCCAAATGATAAAGAGAGATTTGCCAG gtCTGATGATGAGCAGAGTTCAGCGGATAAGGAGAGACTTGCCAG GGAGAACCACAGCGAGATCGAGCGCCGGAGGAGGAACAAGATGACGGCCTACATCACGGAGCTGTCCGACATGGTGCCCACGTGCAGCGCCCTGGCGCGCAAGCCGGACAAGCTGACCATCCTGCGCATGGCCGTGTCCCACATGAAATCCCTGCGCGGCACCGGCAACACCTCCACCGACGGCACCTACAAACCCTCCTTCCTCACCGACCAG gAGCTCAAACACCTGATCCTGGAGGCAGCTGATGGCTTCCTGTTCATCGTGTCGTGCGAGACGGGGCGCGTGGTTTACGTGTCGGACTCGGTGACGCCGGTGCTGAACCAGCCTCAGTCCGAGTGGTTCGGCAGCACCTTGTACGAGCAGGTGCACCCCGACGACGTGGGCaagctcagggagcagctctcCACCTCTGAGAACGCCCTCACAG GTCGTATCCTCGATTTGAAGACAGGGACTGTGAAGAAGGAAGGGCAGCAGTCCATGAGGATGTGCATGGGCTCCAGGAGATCTTTCATCTGCAGGATGAG GTGTGGCAACAGCTCTGTGGACCCGGTCACTGTCAATCGTCTGAGCTTCATGAGGAATCGCTGCAG GAATGGTTTAGGTGCAGCCAAGGATGGAGAACCTCACTACGTGGTCGTGCACTGCACGGGCTACATCAAGGCCTGGCCCCCAGCAG GTGTTTCCCTGCCTGATGATGACCCTGATGCTGGCCAGGGCAGCAAGTTCTGCCTGGTGGCCATTGGCAGGCTCCAG GTGACCAGCTCCCCCAACTGCACAGACATGAACAATGTCTGCCAGCCCACAGAATTCATCTCCCGACACAACACCGAAGGGATTTTCACCTTCATCGACCACCGCTGCGTGGCCACCGTGGGTTACCAGCCCCAG GAACTCTTGGGGAAAGACATTGTGGATTTCTGCCATCCAGAAGACCAACAGCTTTTACGGGACAGTTTTCAACAG GTGGTGAAGTTAAAAGGGCAGGTGCTGTCGGTCATGTTCCGCTTCCGGTCCAAGAACCGCGAGTGGCTGTGGATGAGAACCAGCTCGTTCACCTTCCAGAACCCCTACTCGGACGAGATCGAGTACATCATCTGCACCAACACCAACGTCAA GAACTCGAGCCAGGAGTCCCGGCCTGCCCTGGCAAACTCCATGCCAAGGCCTCAGCTGGGGCAGAGCGTCAGCCTTCCCCTggacatgggcacagccccactgccctCAAG gcagcagcagccaccccaggcagagctggaagtGGGCCCAGGAAGGGAGAGCTTGGCTGGCTATGAGCACTCACAG GTCCCTGTCCAGCCCGTGAGTGCTGCTGGCCCCGAGCACAGCAAGCCCCTGGAGAAGGCTGAGAGCCTGTTCAGCCAGGAGAGGGACCCACGCTTCGGGGAGATCTTCCCTGGCATCAGCACAG ATGAGAGCAAAGCCATCCCTGCCAGCACCATGCCAGCCAACCCTCCCCTGTTTGCCCAGGGAAACACCTTCACTGCTGCACGGCCTGCTGAGAACTTCAG gagcagcagcatggtCCCTCCAGTGAACAtcatccagcagcagcagccctcgCCCTCCGGCCGGGTCCTCTCCCAGATTTCCCGGcactccagcccagctcaggtcAGCGGGACCACCTGGGCTCCAGGGACACGGCCGGTGTTCACAGCCCAG CAAGTGGCATCTCAGACAGTGAAGACCCGACCTCCTTCCTTTGGCATGGGGACATTCCAGGGCACGCCGTCCTCCTTCAGCTCCATGACAGCGCCGGGGTCGACGGCGTCTCCCACCACAGCGCCCtacccagccctggccagccgTGGCACAGGCTTCA CCACGGAGGCAGCACCGACCCCGGCCCCGTTCCAGCCCCGCGCCGCCGACGCCGTGGGAATGTGGCCGCagtggcagggacagcaccacGGCCCAGCATCCGGGGAGCAGCAcgtgcagcagccccagcccggccagcCCGAGGTCTTCCCA GACATGCTGACCATGCTGGGGGACCAAGGCCCCAACTACAACAATGAAGAATTCCCAGAGCTGAACATATTCCCTTCTTTTTCTGAATAA
- the ARNT gene encoding aryl hydrocarbon receptor nuclear translocator isoform X3, giving the protein MAATAASAEMAADVSSLGAAVGSGNAGSGAQAGAAPRGSKRRPGLDFDDDGEGNSKFLRCDDDPMPNDKERFARSDDEQSSADKERLARENHSEIERRRRNKMTAYITELSDMVPTCSALARKPDKLTILRMAVSHMKSLRGTGNTSTDGTYKPSFLTDQELKHLILEAADGFLFIVSCETGRVVYVSDSVTPVLNQPQSEWFGSTLYEQVHPDDVGKLREQLSTSENALTEGTKPWCLSTKDAAAPPESASKGRILDLKTGTVKKEGQQSMRMCMGSRRSFICRMRCGNSSVDPVTVNRLSFMRNRCRNGLGAAKDGEPHYVVVHCTGYIKAWPPAGVSLPDDDPDAGQGSKFCLVAIGRLQVTSSPNCTDMNNVCQPTEFISRHNTEGIFTFIDHRCVATVGYQPQELLGKDIVDFCHPEDQQLLRDSFQQVVKLKGQVLSVMFRFRSKNREWLWMRTSSFTFQNPYSDEIEYIICTNTNVKNSSQESRPALANSMPRPQLGQSVSLPLDMGTAPLPSRQQQPPQAELEVGPGRESLAGYEHSQVPVQPVSAAGPEHSKPLEKAESLFSQERDPRFGEIFPGISTDESKAIPASTMPANPPLFAQGNTFTAARPAENFRSSSMVPPVNIIQQQQPSPSGRVLSQISRHSSPAQVSGTTWAPGTRPVFTAQQVASQTVKTRPPSFGMGTFQGTPSSFSSMTAPGSTASPTTAPYPALASRGTGFTATEAAPTPAPFQPRAADAVGMWPQWQGQHHGPASGEQHVQQPQPGQPEDMLTMLGDQGPNYNNEEFPELNIFPSFSE; this is encoded by the exons ATGGCCGCCACCGCCGCCAGCGCGG AGATGGCAGCCGATGTTTCCTCGTTGGGTGCCGCCGTCGGCTCCGGGAACGCCGGCTCgggagcccaggctggggcagctccgAGAGGCAGCAAGAGACGGCCTGG gctCGATTTTGATGATGATGGAGAAGGGAACAGTAAATTCCTCAG ATGTGATGATGACCCCATGCCAAATGATAAAGAGAGATTTGCCAG gtCTGATGATGAGCAGAGTTCAGCGGATAAGGAGAGACTTGCCAG GGAGAACCACAGCGAGATCGAGCGCCGGAGGAGGAACAAGATGACGGCCTACATCACGGAGCTGTCCGACATGGTGCCCACGTGCAGCGCCCTGGCGCGCAAGCCGGACAAGCTGACCATCCTGCGCATGGCCGTGTCCCACATGAAATCCCTGCGCGGCACCGGCAACACCTCCACCGACGGCACCTACAAACCCTCCTTCCTCACCGACCAG gAGCTCAAACACCTGATCCTGGAGGCAGCTGATGGCTTCCTGTTCATCGTGTCGTGCGAGACGGGGCGCGTGGTTTACGTGTCGGACTCGGTGACGCCGGTGCTGAACCAGCCTCAGTCCGAGTGGTTCGGCAGCACCTTGTACGAGCAGGTGCACCCCGACGACGTGGGCaagctcagggagcagctctcCACCTCTGAGAACGCCCTCACAG AGGGGACCAAGCCCTGGTGCCTTTCTACCAAGGATGCTGCAGCCCCCCCAGAGAGTGCATCTAAAG GTCGTATCCTCGATTTGAAGACAGGGACTGTGAAGAAGGAAGGGCAGCAGTCCATGAGGATGTGCATGGGCTCCAGGAGATCTTTCATCTGCAGGATGAG GTGTGGCAACAGCTCTGTGGACCCGGTCACTGTCAATCGTCTGAGCTTCATGAGGAATCGCTGCAG GAATGGTTTAGGTGCAGCCAAGGATGGAGAACCTCACTACGTGGTCGTGCACTGCACGGGCTACATCAAGGCCTGGCCCCCAGCAG GTGTTTCCCTGCCTGATGATGACCCTGATGCTGGCCAGGGCAGCAAGTTCTGCCTGGTGGCCATTGGCAGGCTCCAG GTGACCAGCTCCCCCAACTGCACAGACATGAACAATGTCTGCCAGCCCACAGAATTCATCTCCCGACACAACACCGAAGGGATTTTCACCTTCATCGACCACCGCTGCGTGGCCACCGTGGGTTACCAGCCCCAG GAACTCTTGGGGAAAGACATTGTGGATTTCTGCCATCCAGAAGACCAACAGCTTTTACGGGACAGTTTTCAACAG GTGGTGAAGTTAAAAGGGCAGGTGCTGTCGGTCATGTTCCGCTTCCGGTCCAAGAACCGCGAGTGGCTGTGGATGAGAACCAGCTCGTTCACCTTCCAGAACCCCTACTCGGACGAGATCGAGTACATCATCTGCACCAACACCAACGTCAA GAACTCGAGCCAGGAGTCCCGGCCTGCCCTGGCAAACTCCATGCCAAGGCCTCAGCTGGGGCAGAGCGTCAGCCTTCCCCTggacatgggcacagccccactgccctCAAG gcagcagcagccaccccaggcagagctggaagtGGGCCCAGGAAGGGAGAGCTTGGCTGGCTATGAGCACTCACAG GTCCCTGTCCAGCCCGTGAGTGCTGCTGGCCCCGAGCACAGCAAGCCCCTGGAGAAGGCTGAGAGCCTGTTCAGCCAGGAGAGGGACCCACGCTTCGGGGAGATCTTCCCTGGCATCAGCACAG ATGAGAGCAAAGCCATCCCTGCCAGCACCATGCCAGCCAACCCTCCCCTGTTTGCCCAGGGAAACACCTTCACTGCTGCACGGCCTGCTGAGAACTTCAG gagcagcagcatggtCCCTCCAGTGAACAtcatccagcagcagcagccctcgCCCTCCGGCCGGGTCCTCTCCCAGATTTCCCGGcactccagcccagctcaggtcAGCGGGACCACCTGGGCTCCAGGGACACGGCCGGTGTTCACAGCCCAG CAAGTGGCATCTCAGACAGTGAAGACCCGACCTCCTTCCTTTGGCATGGGGACATTCCAGGGCACGCCGTCCTCCTTCAGCTCCATGACAGCGCCGGGGTCGACGGCGTCTCCCACCACAGCGCCCtacccagccctggccagccgTGGCACAGGCTTCA CAGCCACGGAGGCAGCACCGACCCCGGCCCCGTTCCAGCCCCGCGCCGCCGACGCCGTGGGAATGTGGCCGCagtggcagggacagcaccacGGCCCAGCATCCGGGGAGCAGCAcgtgcagcagccccagcccggccagcCCGAG GACATGCTGACCATGCTGGGGGACCAAGGCCCCAACTACAACAATGAAGAATTCCCAGAGCTGAACATATTCCCTTCTTTTTCTGAATAA